One region of Faecalibacter bovis genomic DNA includes:
- a CDS encoding M16 family metallopeptidase, protein MKKLLLSLLFTGGLVFGQKIEFEEYKLPNGLHVILHQDNSAPVVTTGVMYHVGSKDEQVGKTGFAHFFEHLLFEGTTNIQRGEWFKIVSSHGGSNNANTTTDRTYYYETFPSNNLELGLWMESDRLYQPIINQIGVDTQKEVVKEEKRSRLDNQPYGKFSYGEAVNPHVFKNHPYKWSVIGSFEDLSSATLEDFQHFSKKYYVPNNAVLVVAGDFRKEEAKGMIEKYFAKIPRGNDVVKSFPKEAEQKTEVRATEYDANIQIPLFAVNYRTPGNKSKDAYALSMLSDYLSGGKSSILYKKYVDERKEALQIFAFNRGMEDYGIYTIGILPQGDVPFEKLEKDLQEDIEKVQKELISESDYQKILNGIENNFVASKSGVQNIAHALADAYMLGGNTNLVNEELDIYRSITREDIKNVANKYLNKHQRIIINYLPESAKESK, encoded by the coding sequence ATGAAAAAATTACTTCTGTCTTTACTATTTACCGGAGGACTGGTATTTGGACAAAAAATAGAATTCGAAGAATATAAACTTCCGAATGGATTACATGTTATTTTACATCAAGATAATTCTGCTCCTGTTGTTACAACTGGTGTTATGTACCACGTAGGATCAAAAGATGAGCAAGTTGGAAAAACAGGATTTGCACACTTTTTTGAACATTTATTATTCGAAGGAACAACAAACATCCAAAGAGGAGAGTGGTTCAAGATTGTTTCATCACACGGAGGTTCAAATAATGCGAACACAACTACTGATAGAACATATTATTACGAAACTTTCCCATCGAATAACTTAGAATTAGGTTTATGGATGGAATCTGATCGTTTATATCAACCAATTATCAATCAAATTGGTGTTGATACACAAAAAGAGGTTGTTAAAGAAGAAAAACGTTCTCGTTTAGATAATCAACCTTATGGAAAATTCTCTTACGGAGAAGCAGTAAACCCTCACGTATTCAAAAATCATCCATATAAATGGTCTGTAATCGGATCTTTTGAAGATTTAAGTAGTGCAACTTTAGAAGATTTTCAACACTTTAGCAAAAAATATTATGTACCAAACAATGCGGTATTAGTTGTTGCTGGAGATTTTAGAAAAGAAGAAGCAAAAGGAATGATAGAGAAATATTTCGCTAAAATTCCACGTGGAAATGATGTTGTAAAGTCTTTTCCTAAAGAAGCTGAACAAAAAACTGAAGTTCGCGCAACAGAATATGACGCAAATATCCAAATTCCTTTATTTGCAGTTAATTACCGTACACCAGGAAATAAATCTAAAGATGCTTACGCATTAAGCATGTTATCAGATTATTTATCAGGTGGTAAAAGTTCTATTTTATATAAAAAATATGTAGATGAGCGTAAGGAAGCTTTACAAATTTTTGCGTTCAACCGCGGAATGGAAGATTACGGAATCTACACAATCGGAATTTTACCACAAGGTGACGTACCATTTGAAAAATTAGAAAAAGATTTACAAGAAGATATTGAAAAGGTTCAAAAAGAATTAATTTCAGAATCTGATTACCAAAAAATCTTAAACGGAATTGAAAATAATTTCGTGGCTTCTAAATCAGGAGTTCAAAATATTGCACATGCTTTGGCTGATGCATATATGTTAGGTGGAAATACAAATTTAGTGAATGAAGAATTAGACATCTATCGTTCAATCACACGTGAAGACATTAAAAATGTTGCTAACAAGTATTTAAACAAACACCAAAGAATTATTATTAACTACTTACCAGAATCTGCAAAAGAATCGAAATAA
- a CDS encoding sulfite exporter TauE/SafE family protein, which yields MQWIEIFGYIGAFFIGLIMGVLGGGGSILAVPILAYIFHFDEKIATAYSLFIVGSTGLIGGFKQATNKMVDWKAVLNFGLPAVIGITVTRAFVVPALPDILFNINTFEFTRRMGMFGLFAALMILAAISMLSDKKEKKRSNDLGNFHPLILSEGFFIGALTGLVGAGGGFLIVPALMVIAQLDMKKASATSLVIIAINSLTGFFLGDATKTDINWNFLGVFVAIAMIGIIVGTYINRYLPVKLLKRIFAYFIIAMAIFIFIEEFIIG from the coding sequence ATGCAGTGGATTGAAATTTTCGGATATATTGGCGCTTTTTTTATTGGCTTAATTATGGGCGTACTTGGTGGCGGTGGCTCAATATTGGCCGTTCCCATATTGGCTTATATTTTTCATTTTGATGAAAAAATAGCAACTGCATATTCTTTATTTATTGTTGGCTCAACTGGATTAATCGGTGGTTTTAAACAAGCTACAAATAAAATGGTTGATTGGAAGGCCGTATTAAATTTTGGTCTACCTGCGGTTATAGGAATTACAGTCACAAGAGCTTTTGTTGTTCCGGCACTTCCCGATATTCTCTTCAATATAAATACATTTGAATTTACCAGACGAATGGGCATGTTTGGTCTTTTTGCAGCGTTAATGATTTTAGCGGCAATATCTATGTTGTCTGACAAAAAAGAAAAAAAACGTTCAAATGATTTAGGAAATTTCCATCCATTAATATTATCAGAAGGATTTTTTATCGGTGCTTTAACTGGATTAGTTGGAGCTGGTGGAGGATTTTTAATCGTTCCAGCATTAATGGTTATAGCACAATTAGACATGAAGAAAGCTTCGGCAACCTCCTTAGTCATCATTGCTATAAATTCTTTAACAGGATTTTTCCTTGGCGACGCAACAAAAACGGACATCAACTGGAATTTTTTAGGTGTATTTGTTGCTATTGCTATGATTGGAATTATCGTCGGAACGTATATCAATCGATATTTACCTGTTAAATTATTAAAGAGAATATTCGCTTATTTTATTATAGCTATGGCTATATTTATTTTTATTGAAGAATTTATAATTGGATAA
- a CDS encoding methyltransferase domain-containing protein, whose translation MCLNASFWNDKYETNQIGWDLKGPSTPLEKYIDQLDDKNIKILIPGCGNAYEAEYLLKKGFTNITLIDISDVLVKDLQEKFKNNPEIKIYNQDFFTYNDSFDLVLEQTFFCALDPSLRPDYVLKMKEIVKPTGKLVGVLFNKIFGNPFPPFGGTKEEYITLFSDQFEIKVLDDCYNSIKPRLGSELFIHFKPKL comes from the coding sequence ATGTGTCTTAATGCTTCATTTTGGAATGATAAATATGAAACCAATCAAATAGGTTGGGATTTAAAAGGTCCATCAACTCCGTTGGAAAAATACATTGATCAATTAGATGATAAAAATATCAAAATTTTGATACCTGGTTGTGGTAACGCTTATGAAGCTGAATATCTTCTAAAAAAAGGTTTTACCAACATTACTTTAATCGATATTTCTGATGTCTTAGTGAAAGATTTACAAGAAAAATTTAAAAACAATCCAGAAATTAAAATTTATAATCAAGATTTTTTTACCTACAATGATTCATTTGACTTAGTATTGGAACAAACATTTTTTTGTGCGTTAGATCCATCGTTAAGGCCTGATTACGTTTTAAAAATGAAAGAAATTGTAAAACCTACAGGAAAATTAGTCGGCGTATTATTTAATAAGATATTTGGTAATCCATTTCCACCATTCGGAGGCACGAAGGAAGAATATATTACCTTATTTTCAGATCAATTTGAAATCAAAGTTTTAGATGATTGTTATAATTCTATCAAACCACGATTAGGATCTGAACTTTTTATTCATTTCAAACCTAAGTTATAA
- a CDS encoding MBL fold metallo-hydrolase: MKVEQIYTGCLAQGAYYIESNGEVAIIDPLRETQSYVDQAEKNGAKIKYIFETHFHADFVSGHIDLAQKTGATIVYGPTATPAFDAHIATDGEVFQLGNITITAIHTPGHTMESTTYLLKDENGVDKMIFTGDTLFIGDVGRPDLAQKLDSELTQEILAGYLFDSLRNKIMPLADDVIVYPAHGAGSACGKNMSKETFDTLGHQKEVNYALNPNMTKEEFIKELTSGLMPPPFYFPENVMLNKSGYESLDVVKARGSRALSPNEFVQVAEETGALILDVRDPQTFASGFIPGSISIGIKGQFAPWVGTLITDIKQPILIVAEEGVEQEAITRLARVGYDNTIGYLQGGFEAWVEAKKDFDEIVSVSPEEFVELVDETELKVLDVRKPGEFAAGHVEGAITAPLDFINESMKLIDPEETYLVHCAGGYRSMIFASILRARGYENLIDVAGGFGKIKDVEGVKLVEGTTACSAQSNSCSSK, from the coding sequence ATGAAAGTTGAACAAATATATACTGGATGTTTAGCTCAAGGAGCATATTATATAGAAAGTAACGGAGAAGTTGCTATTATAGATCCCCTGAGAGAAACCCAATCTTATGTTGATCAAGCAGAAAAAAACGGTGCAAAAATTAAATATATTTTTGAAACACATTTTCATGCAGATTTCGTTTCTGGTCACATCGATTTAGCTCAAAAAACGGGTGCAACTATCGTATATGGTCCAACAGCAACACCTGCTTTCGATGCGCATATTGCTACTGATGGTGAAGTTTTTCAGTTAGGAAATATTACAATTACTGCAATCCATACGCCTGGACATACAATGGAATCTACAACCTATTTATTGAAAGATGAAAATGGTGTAGACAAAATGATTTTTACCGGAGATACTTTATTTATTGGTGATGTTGGTCGTCCAGATTTAGCACAAAAATTAGATTCAGAATTAACGCAAGAAATATTAGCTGGCTATTTATTTGATTCTTTACGCAATAAAATTATGCCTCTTGCAGACGATGTAATCGTTTATCCTGCGCATGGAGCTGGATCGGCTTGTGGTAAAAATATGAGTAAAGAAACTTTTGATACCTTAGGACATCAAAAAGAAGTAAATTATGCATTAAATCCAAACATGACAAAAGAAGAATTCATTAAAGAATTAACTTCAGGATTAATGCCTCCTCCATTCTATTTCCCAGAAAACGTAATGTTAAACAAAAGTGGATACGAATCTTTAGATGTTGTAAAAGCAAGAGGTTCTCGTGCTTTATCTCCAAATGAATTTGTTCAGGTTGCTGAAGAAACTGGAGCATTAATTTTAGATGTTCGTGATCCTCAAACATTCGCATCTGGATTTATTCCAGGATCAATCAGTATTGGTATCAAAGGACAATTTGCTCCTTGGGTTGGAACTTTAATTACAGATATTAAACAACCAATTTTAATCGTTGCTGAAGAAGGTGTAGAACAAGAAGCTATAACTCGTTTAGCTCGTGTTGGATACGACAATACCATCGGATATTTACAAGGTGGTTTTGAAGCTTGGGTTGAAGCTAAAAAAGATTTTGATGAAATTGTATCTGTTTCTCCAGAAGAATTTGTTGAATTAGTTGACGAAACTGAATTAAAAGTTTTAGACGTTCGTAAACCAGGAGAATTTGCTGCAGGTCATGTTGAAGGTGCAATTACTGCTCCATTAGATTTCATCAACGAATCAATGAAATTAATTGATCCAGAAGAAACATATTTAGTTCATTGTGCTGGTGGATACCGTTCAATGATATTTGCTTCGATTTTACGTGCTCGTGGTTACGAAAACTTAATTGATGTAGCAGGTGGTTTTGGAAAAATAAAAGATGTTGAAGGGGTAAAATTAGTTGAAGGAACAACAGCTTGTTCGGCTCAATCAAATTCTTGTTCTTCTAAATAA
- a CDS encoding glycosyltransferase, which translates to MKKMLIIGLVWPEPTSSAAGTRMLQLIDLFQSKNYEITFACAATKSDFSYPLQSKNVKEVEIQLNNESFNAFVKDLNPDYVMFDRYMVEEQYGWRVSIECPQAIKILDTEDLHFLRYARQEAVKKGVEFSNQLLYTDHAKREIASILRSDITLLISSEEKDLLINQFNINPSLLYYLPFIENEISSAKISSWNSFEDREHFMFIGNFIHEPNWNCVQVLKNRIWPLIKKALPKAELHIYGAYASQKVNQLHNSKERFFIKGRAEDAQQTMAGYKVLLAPIQFGAGVKGKFIDAMQTGTPNVTTKVGAEAMQNGLDWNGFITFSDEDFANKAINLYQNKELWKSAQHNGVKILNTNYGDEEIKNQFWEYIKDIQENLDTHRQQNFYGQILQHHSNQSTKYMSLWIEQKNKNNSN; encoded by the coding sequence ATGAAGAAAATGCTGATAATAGGATTAGTTTGGCCTGAACCAACATCGTCTGCCGCAGGAACAAGAATGTTACAATTGATTGATTTGTTTCAATCAAAAAATTACGAAATAACTTTTGCTTGCGCAGCTACAAAATCGGACTTCAGTTATCCACTTCAATCTAAAAATGTAAAAGAAGTTGAAATTCAATTAAACAACGAAAGTTTTAATGCATTTGTAAAAGATTTAAATCCCGATTATGTAATGTTTGATCGTTATATGGTCGAGGAACAATACGGTTGGCGAGTTTCAATAGAATGTCCACAGGCTATAAAGATTTTAGATACGGAAGATTTACATTTTTTACGTTATGCAAGACAAGAAGCTGTAAAAAAAGGCGTTGAATTTTCTAATCAACTTTTATACACAGATCATGCAAAGCGTGAAATTGCATCTATTTTACGTTCGGATATTACGTTATTAATTTCTTCAGAAGAAAAAGATTTATTGATTAATCAATTCAACATCAATCCTAGCTTATTGTATTATTTACCATTTATAGAAAATGAAATTTCTTCAGCTAAAATTTCATCATGGAACTCTTTCGAGGATCGAGAGCATTTTATGTTTATTGGTAATTTTATTCATGAACCAAATTGGAATTGTGTACAAGTTCTAAAAAACAGAATTTGGCCGTTAATTAAGAAAGCTTTACCCAAAGCCGAACTTCATATTTATGGTGCGTATGCATCGCAAAAAGTAAATCAGTTACATAATTCGAAAGAACGATTTTTTATTAAAGGTCGTGCCGAAGATGCCCAACAAACGATGGCTGGTTATAAAGTCTTGTTAGCTCCAATTCAGTTTGGTGCTGGAGTTAAAGGGAAATTTATAGATGCTATGCAAACGGGAACACCAAATGTGACAACAAAAGTTGGAGCAGAAGCAATGCAAAACGGATTAGATTGGAATGGATTTATTACTTTTTCTGACGAAGATTTTGCTAATAAAGCAATCAATTTATATCAAAATAAAGAACTTTGGAAATCGGCTCAACATAATGGTGTTAAGATTTTGAATACTAATTATGGAGATGAAGAAATCAAGAATCAATTTTGGGAATATATAAAGGATATCCAAGAGAATTTAGATACGCACAGACAACAAAATTTTTACGGACAAATTTTACAACATCATAGCAATCAAAGTACAAAATATATGTCGCTTTGGATTGAACAAAAGAATAAAAACAACTCAAATTAG
- the miaE gene encoding tRNA-(ms[2]io[6]A)-hydroxylase encodes MLGLKLLTDPRWADIAERNLEEILTDHAWCEQKAATNAITMIAYNSEHDEFIQVMSDIAIEEMQHFKMVVEIIQQRGYTLGRERKDDYVGQLMKFCKKDGSRNMAFIDRLLFAAMIEARSCERFRVLSQNINDEELSKFYYDLMVSEANHYTTFLNFARKLSTDVDVDKRWNEWLTFEGELIQSYGNKEAIHG; translated from the coding sequence ATGTTAGGATTAAAATTATTAACGGATCCTCGTTGGGCCGATATTGCTGAAAGAAATTTAGAAGAAATATTAACAGATCATGCTTGGTGCGAGCAAAAAGCTGCGACTAATGCAATTACAATGATTGCTTATAATTCAGAACATGATGAATTTATTCAAGTAATGTCTGATATTGCCATTGAAGAAATGCAACATTTTAAAATGGTTGTAGAAATTATTCAGCAACGTGGTTATACTTTAGGTCGTGAACGTAAAGATGATTATGTAGGTCAATTAATGAAATTTTGTAAAAAAGATGGTTCTCGAAATATGGCTTTTATTGATCGTTTGTTATTTGCAGCGATGATTGAAGCTAGAAGTTGTGAGCGTTTCCGCGTTTTATCACAAAATATAAACGACGAAGAATTATCAAAATTTTATTACGATTTAATGGTTTCTGAGGCAAATCATTATACCACTTTCTTAAACTTTGCACGTAAATTATCTACAGATGTAGATGTAGATAAACGTTGGAATGAATGGTTAACTTTCGAAGGAGAATTGATTCAATCATACGGTAACAAAGAAGCAATTCACGGATAA
- a CDS encoding LLM class flavin-dependent oxidoreductase — MELGIGMFGDVRIDEKTGYIQSPQQRLAEIIEEVKLMDEVGLDFFGIGEHHRPDYAVSSPEIVLAAAATVTKNIKLGSAVSVISSTDPVKLFQDFSMVDNLSNGRVELMAGRGSFIESFPLYGYDLKDYEALFDEKLKLLITLNNNEKINWRGNFRMPIHNQTIYPRPVQEQIPMWIAVGGTTSSVIRAGKLGLPIMFAIIGGDPAHFMPLFEVYKQAYLDNGHDEAKMQIGVHMHSFFGDDNQKIADEYFPIYAAQMDRIGKSRNWPPYKRDQYDFGRSENGNLVVGDADLAIDRILKYQDMFGLTRFSAHMDVGAPRHTDMLKAIEIFGTKVAPKVKEALK; from the coding sequence ATGGAATTAGGAATCGGAATGTTCGGAGATGTTCGTATCGACGAAAAAACAGGATATATTCAATCACCACAACAAAGACTTGCAGAAATTATTGAAGAAGTTAAATTGATGGACGAAGTTGGATTAGATTTCTTCGGAATTGGAGAACATCATAGACCAGATTATGCTGTTTCATCACCAGAAATTGTTTTAGCTGCTGCAGCTACAGTTACTAAAAATATAAAATTAGGAAGTGCTGTTTCTGTCATTAGTTCAACTGATCCTGTAAAATTATTTCAAGATTTTTCTATGGTTGATAATTTATCAAACGGACGAGTTGAGTTGATGGCTGGCCGAGGTTCTTTTATCGAATCATTTCCTTTATATGGTTATGATTTAAAAGATTACGAAGCGCTATTTGATGAAAAATTAAAATTATTAATTACTTTAAATAATAACGAAAAAATCAATTGGAGAGGTAATTTTAGAATGCCAATTCATAACCAAACTATTTATCCTCGTCCAGTGCAAGAGCAAATTCCGATGTGGATAGCTGTTGGTGGAACAACATCGTCTGTTATACGAGCAGGAAAATTAGGTTTACCAATTATGTTTGCGATTATTGGAGGAGATCCAGCTCATTTTATGCCTTTGTTCGAAGTGTATAAACAAGCTTATTTGGACAACGGACACGATGAAGCTAAGATGCAAATTGGTGTACACATGCACTCTTTCTTTGGTGATGACAACCAGAAAATTGCTGATGAATATTTCCCAATCTATGCAGCTCAAATGGATCGAATCGGAAAATCTAGAAATTGGCCTCCTTACAAAAGAGATCAATATGATTTTGGACGCAGCGAAAACGGTAATTTAGTCGTTGGTGATGCTGATCTTGCAATTGATCGAATCTTAAAATATCAAGATATGTTTGGTTTAACTCGTTTTTCAGCTCATATGGATGTCGGAGCACCTAGACATACAGATATGTTGAAAGCGATCGAGATTTTCGGAACTAAAGTCGCTCCAAAAGTTAAAGAAGCTTTAAAATAA
- a CDS encoding DUF2490 domain-containing protein, with translation MKKLVVLFTLAFTVFSQAQDNDFRNWGTVNINQKIDEKFNFSSDIQYRTYEDLDQLNQLLLRGGVGYNLTENNNNLLLGYAFVHTRIPVLDDDYTTFNEHRIYQQFNTKHGINKVGLNHRFRFEERLMNDDIYFRFRYQLTATIPLNKPTLQKDAWFIKASNELFLNAIKQNNFDRNRLNVNVGYVLSPTFTVEAGFMKQHVQHQQTNHLQVGLTINNPIIKKPS, from the coding sequence ATGAAAAAATTAGTAGTATTATTTACCTTAGCTTTTACAGTATTTTCTCAAGCTCAAGATAATGATTTTAGAAATTGGGGAACAGTAAATATTAATCAAAAAATTGATGAGAAATTTAACTTTTCATCTGATATTCAGTACAGAACTTACGAAGATTTAGATCAGCTAAATCAATTGTTATTAAGAGGTGGCGTTGGGTATAATTTGACGGAAAATAATAACAATTTATTACTTGGTTATGCATTTGTACATACTAGAATTCCAGTTTTAGATGACGATTATACCACTTTTAATGAACATCGCATCTACCAACAATTTAATACCAAACATGGAATTAATAAAGTTGGATTGAATCATCGTTTTAGATTTGAGGAACGTTTGATGAATGATGATATTTACTTCCGATTTAGATATCAATTAACAGCTACAATTCCTCTTAATAAACCTACACTTCAAAAAGATGCTTGGTTTATTAAAGCATCAAACGAATTGTTTTTAAATGCAATTAAACAAAATAATTTTGATCGTAATCGACTTAATGTAAATGTAGGTTATGTATTATCGCCAACCTTCACTGTTGAAGCCGGTTTCATGAAGCAACATGTGCAACATCAGCAAACAAATCATTTACAAGTTGGATTAACAATTAATAACCCGATAATAAAAAAGCCAAGTTAA
- a CDS encoding DMT family transporter has product MNWIILIIAGLFEVGFTSCLGKAKESIGNEMYAWYGGFLLCLVASMFLLMKATETLPLGTAYAVWTGIGAVGTVLVGIFIFKEPATFWRIFFIITLIGSIVGLKAVSAH; this is encoded by the coding sequence ATGAATTGGATAATCTTAATTATCGCAGGACTTTTTGAAGTAGGTTTTACTTCTTGTTTAGGAAAAGCTAAAGAATCTATCGGAAATGAAATGTACGCTTGGTACGGTGGTTTTTTATTGTGTTTGGTGGCAAGTATGTTTTTATTAATGAAAGCTACAGAAACATTACCACTTGGAACTGCATACGCTGTTTGGACAGGAATTGGCGCTGTAGGAACGGTTTTAGTTGGGATTTTTATATTTAAAGAACCAGCGACTTTTTGGAGAATATTTTTTATAATTACGCTAATAGGTTCTATCGTTGGATTAAAAGCTGTATCAGCTCATTAA
- a CDS encoding Crp/Fnr family transcriptional regulator: MYSLREIIRHYYPISEQAFQKIVALVKMVEMPKKTIVFDPKQYEPKFYFIAKGSARVYVVDDDGNEVSYILFLEKDYLLSFDGYLHQKPSYEYIELLEDSILYELNTEDLKHLYESNLELANFGRVLADKFAYYTESRFIDRLSLSATARYLKLIETYPEIVQRIPLKYIASYLGITQVSLSRIRAKI, encoded by the coding sequence ATGTATTCACTTCGAGAAATAATTCGTCATTATTATCCAATATCTGAGCAGGCTTTTCAGAAAATAGTAGCATTGGTTAAAATGGTTGAAATGCCAAAAAAGACCATTGTATTTGATCCAAAACAATACGAACCAAAATTTTATTTTATAGCGAAGGGAAGTGCCAGAGTTTATGTTGTTGATGATGATGGTAATGAAGTTTCGTATATCTTATTTTTAGAAAAGGATTATTTACTTTCTTTTGATGGTTATTTACATCAAAAACCATCTTACGAATATATCGAGTTGTTGGAAGATTCAATCTTATATGAATTAAACACAGAGGATTTGAAACACTTGTATGAATCTAATTTAGAATTGGCTAATTTTGGTCGCGTGTTAGCCGATAAGTTTGCATATTACACAGAATCACGTTTCATCGACAGGTTATCATTATCCGCAACTGCTAGATATTTAAAATTAATTGAAACATATCCTGAAATTGTTCAGCGTATTCCTTTAAAGTACATTGCATCATATCTCGGAATTACTCAAGTTTCATTGAGTAGAATTCGTGCAAAAATTTAA
- a CDS encoding ribonucleoside-diphosphate reductase subunit alpha: protein MDNTPQSHLDEFTFFEGHAPKLWWKNSESEQILNRGYLLKGETVEGAIDRITAAAAKRLFKPELQEPFKEMIERGWMSLSSPIWANMGTERGLPISCFNVHIPDSIEGITHKLGEVIMQTKIGGGTSGYFGELRERGAAITDNGKSSGAVSFMELFNSAMNVVSQGSTRRGAFAAYLDIDHPDIEEFLKIKSIGSSIQNLFYGVCVPDYWMQEMVDGDREKREIWAKVLESRQEKGLPYIFFSDNVNKNKPQVYKDLGMRINASNLCSEIMLPSSENESFICCLSSMNLELYDEWKDTEAVKLAIFFLDAVLQEFIEKTEGNHYLASANRFAKRHRALGLGVLGWHSYLQRYMIPFEGMEAKLRTTEIFKYIQEKADRATEELARIYGEPEVLKGYGRRNTTTLAIAPTTSSSAILGQTSPGIEPFASNYFKAGLSKGNFMRKNKYLTKLLREKGLDNEDVWRGIMLNGGSVQHMTELTQEEKDVFKTFKELSQLEIVQQAAIRQKFVDQSQSLNLNIPADLPVKDVNRLMIEAWQLGVKTLYYQRSQSVSKELVTNLVSCSSCES from the coding sequence ATGGATAATACACCACAATCACACTTAGATGAATTCACTTTTTTTGAAGGACATGCACCAAAATTATGGTGGAAGAATTCAGAATCTGAACAAATTTTAAATAGAGGATATTTATTAAAAGGAGAAACTGTAGAAGGTGCAATTGATCGTATTACAGCTGCTGCTGCAAAACGTTTATTTAAACCTGAATTACAAGAACCTTTTAAAGAAATGATTGAAAGAGGTTGGATGAGTTTATCTTCTCCAATTTGGGCTAACATGGGAACAGAACGTGGGTTACCAATTTCTTGTTTCAATGTTCATATTCCGGATAGTATAGAAGGGATTACGCACAAATTAGGTGAAGTTATCATGCAAACCAAAATCGGTGGAGGTACTTCTGGTTATTTTGGTGAATTACGCGAGCGCGGTGCTGCAATTACTGATAATGGAAAGAGTAGTGGTGCTGTTTCTTTTATGGAGTTATTTAACTCGGCTATGAATGTGGTATCGCAAGGTTCTACTCGTCGTGGTGCATTTGCGGCTTATTTAGATATTGATCATCCAGATATTGAAGAATTCCTTAAAATTAAATCGATTGGTAGTTCAATTCAGAATTTATTTTATGGGGTATGTGTGCCAGATTATTGGATGCAAGAAATGGTTGATGGTGATCGTGAAAAACGCGAAATTTGGGCTAAAGTTCTTGAATCTCGTCAAGAAAAAGGACTTCCATATATTTTCTTCTCTGACAATGTAAATAAAAATAAACCTCAAGTTTATAAAGATTTAGGAATGCGCATTAATGCATCTAACTTATGTTCAGAGATTATGCTACCATCTTCTGAAAATGAATCTTTTATTTGTTGTTTATCTTCTATGAATTTAGAATTGTATGACGAATGGAAAGATACAGAAGCTGTTAAATTAGCTATTTTCTTCTTAGATGCCGTTTTACAGGAATTTATCGAGAAAACAGAAGGTAATCATTACTTAGCATCAGCAAATAGATTTGCGAAACGTCACCGTGCATTAGGTTTAGGAGTTTTAGGTTGGCATTCATATTTACAACGTTATATGATTCCGTTCGAAGGTATGGAAGCAAAATTACGTACAACTGAAATCTTTAAATATATTCAAGAAAAAGCTGATCGTGCGACTGAAGAATTAGCTCGTATTTACGGTGAGCCTGAAGTTTTAAAAGGTTACGGACGTCGTAATACAACAACTTTAGCTATTGCGCCTACAACATCATCTTCTGCTATTTTAGGTCAAACTTCTCCAGGAATCGAACCATTTGCTTCTAATTATTTTAAAGCTGGTTTATCGAAAGGAAACTTTATGCGTAAAAATAAATACTTAACTAAGTTATTACGCGAAAAAGGGTTAGATAACGAGGATGTTTGGAGAGGAATTATGTTGAACGGAGGTTCTGTACAACATATGACTGAATTAACGCAAGAGGAAAAAGATGTTTTCAAAACATTTAAAGAATTATCTCAATTAGAGATTGTACAACAAGCTGCAATTCGTCAAAAATTCGTAGATCAATCGCAATCTTTAAACTTAAATATACCTGCTGATTTACCTGTTAAAGATGTGAATCGCTTAATGATTGAAGCGTGGCAATTAGGTGTTAAAACATTATACTACCAACGTTCTCAGTCGGTATCAAAAGAATTAGTAACTAATTTAGTTTCTTGTTCTTCTTGTGAGTCTTAA